DNA from Halorarum salinum:
ATGGGACAAGACGCTGTGGAACAGCGTCTACGCCATGGATAAGATTGGCTGCATCCGGATACTCCGTCATAACGGTAATTGATGCATCCGGAAATTGCTCTTTGAGCGTTGCCAGTTCCCCTTCCAAAATAGCGGCATCTCCACGGTTTGATGCGCAATGATAGTCTGTTATGAGGATATCCATTTCAGGGTACTGTGATCGTTTTTCAAGACTCACTAATAAGATTGTCTTCTACTCAGAATCATCTTCCAAACGGACCCCATGAGCTAATATTTATGAGCGATGTTTAAGTATCCCATACAAATATTTAGGTTAATTGCTAACTAAGTATGTAGATCTACTTGAAGCCAGGAACTGATACTACTCCAGGAAGGTTGTCCTCAACTGTCGTCCGGAACTCTTGGGAAAGTGCGAGTAGCGCCGCGAGGTATACGACTGCGCCAACACCGATGAGAACTAGGACGATGGGGAGGGAGTCTTCTATGGCAACTCGCCCTACGAAAACCACCGCGGCCATGATCCCAGCGGCAAGCCATTGTTTGGTTATTTCCCCCACTGGAACAATCACGTCCATAATGTTTGTCGCGTAGTAGTATCCCAGCCCGAGACCCACCGCAGCTGAAGCAGTTGTCGCGGTCGCAGCACCGTACCAGCCGAATTGCGCGGTGAGGAGAATATTCAGAGTGAGGTTTATCGCCACGAACACAGCGTTGATGCGAAAGGTGAGATCGGGACGGTCGACCGCGTCAATCGTATTCATGAACTGGCTCTGATAGCCGTACAGGAGGCGGGCAAACGTGAGGACAAGCAAAATGTAGTACCCAGTCTCGAATCCAGATCCATAGACTGTCAATACGACGTCACCAACGAGAATAGCCCCGGCGAAACCAGGGATGATGATCAATCCTGTGTACGCCAGACTCACCCGCAACAGCCCTGAGACGTGTCCGTCGACGCCCCTTTCTGATGAAATCTTGCTCATCTCGGGAAAGAGTGTACGCGTGATAGACGATCCGAAGATGGCGAATAAAGAAGCAAGATTCCATGCTACTTCGTAGACACCAATTAGGCTGTTGGTGACAAAGAATGCCAAAATTATCGTATCCATCGAGAGAAACGTACGTCCTTTGACTGACGCGAGCCAAGAGAACTGCGCGTACGACCGAAGTTG
Protein-coding regions in this window:
- a CDS encoding oligosaccharide flippase family protein encodes the protein MVSFLSQFAMSISGFLATIVLTRTLGQEQYGAYVVVLSVLAWAAIAGNLGLTAAVRKRVSEATEGNFVVSGILAQIALYAIVAICLWFARPYLNSYMEIEATSILIVMLGVSLGVNLVRAVLQGQHLVHVSSILSPVEWTIRSIVQVTLVLAGFGIAGAFAGYVVGAIVAIVIGSCLVSVDYATPTREDFRQLRSYAQFSWLASVKGRTFLSMDTIILAFFVTNSLIGVYEVAWNLASLFAIFGSSITRTLFPEMSKISSERGVDGHVSGLLRVSLAYTGLIIIPGFAGAILVGDVVLTVYGSGFETGYYILLVLTFARLLYGYQSQFMNTIDAVDRPDLTFRINAVFVAINLTLNILLTAQFGWYGAATATTASAAVGLGLGYYYATNIMDVIVPVGEITKQWLAAGIMAAVVFVGRVAIEDSLPIVLVLIGVGAVVYLAALLALSQEFRTTVEDNLPGVVSVPGFK